AGATCTAAGTGAGGATGGCAGTCTGTCCTCTGGGAGGTTCCTATGGCAGTGTACAAACTAGGGAGTAGATGGCAAAGAGCTGAACTGTCTTGTGGCACTTTTTGGAGTTCTGTTGGATTTGCATGATCAGACAATCGACTTTTGTATAGGGCAAAACTACGCATGAGGAAGAAATTCCACCCATGGTGCCAAAAAGGTGATGTATCTGTTGGTGAGGAGTGGAAAGTGTTAGTCCCCACAGCAAACCTAAGAGACAGAGGGCAGAAATAACACCCAGAAATGTTCTGTGCTTCTATTGAAAGCTCAGTTGTTCAGATACAACCTTTCTAACCAAGTGAAAAAAGAACAGGAAGCCTTCCCCAGCTACCTTTTCCTATAGGTGATCTGTGATCCCAGCAGTGGAGGGCATTTCTTTTACCCTGGATGTAAAAGTTGTTTCATTCCTTCCCACTAACTGAATATCCAGTCTTGTGTTTACAGGTGGCATGAAGTAAAAACCAAACTGAGCAACACAGTTTTATGTGGCCTTTGCTTTGAAAGGGAATAGTTGTCTTTACAGCAttagcttttctttcttctgtttctaAACACAGACCACCCAAAAGTCTGGATTCTactttattgttgttgttgttgttttcttttgaaaagaagTTTTATATTCTCTGTGCTCAGAAAAATGGTGCAGCCCTCTGGGTGGATGAGCACAGCTTCCTCTCttgctttgtgtgtgtgtattcaATACACCTGTCAAACACAGGAATTCTGACTTTTCAGGATTTAAGGTGCCTCCCTTTTCCTTTAAAGCTCAGCCAGGCATCTTTTCTGAGCCCTGGCCTGCCAGTGCTCTCCCACAGGTACCCAGGGCAGCATTCCCACAGGTGACCCTTGCTGGGAGCTTTGTTTGATCCCTTAAAAAGATTCCTGAGCTTCCCTGTCCATTCCTTCAAGCCTTGTCTTCTGGAGCCTCCAAAACACAGAGGTGTGAGGGGAAAACTCCTGCCAGGGGTGTCTTGCATCTCATTTGGTCTCAAAAATGAGAGCAGATGCCCACCAGTGCATTTTCCAGAGCCTCATCAGTGTTCCTTGAGTAGTGACAGTCTCTGCATGCCTTGTGAATGTCTGAGCTGAGGATACACAAATTTTAAGTCTTTCAGGATGgattaaacaaaaataatcatAAAATAAGGATCTTGAACTCAGTGCTGTAAATTGTAAGATGGGTGCAGGGTTTCTCTTGGATTATATCCATTGCCTTTCCCTGGAGGCAAAATATCCAAACTTTATGCTGTGATGATATGAATTGTTGAATATTCAGTGTTATTGTTAGAGTCAGATGCATTTCAGAAGAATTCCTGATTGTCTGTTGAATTTGTCTCCTTGCTTTGGAAGCAGGGAAAGTGTTGCCAGTTTGATCCACCCACCAAAAAGAAgcagccagctcctctccccctgccatgctctgccctgcagtgaCTTCAGACAGCATTGGAATTTTTCCCTGTTCTTCTCTGGACTGATTGCTCTTACTTTAGGTGCAAAATGGATTGTGGAACTTCCTGTACTCATTCATGTAtgggtagatttttttttactttttttttccccctcccatttacaaaaatgaactttttcaGTGAGATGTTTGTGTTCACCTGGGCTGTAGGATTTTCCATGGCAATTGCTTCTCCTGCTGGCTGAAGGATTTCCTCTCATCCACTGTGACCAGCTGAAACTCACAGCTAAAATGtcctcatttttccttttggatTTGGCGAGTCTTTGCTGACAGCTTGGGAACAGTGGATTACAACAAtgagatttttaatatttcagcaTCTTCCTTACACTGAGATTTATTTAGTGCATCCTTCTCCTGAGCTGGGCAAGGGGAGATCTTTGCAGTACAGttcattttctgaaatttctCCTCTGGTACAATTTCTTTGACACAAAGAAAGGTGGTTGCAGATTCTTTGTGTCCCCTGGTGTGttctccccattccctgtctgtgTTCAACTGCCTCCTGTGCAGTCCAGGCCAGTTCTCTAAACAAGACCAGTGCaattggtttgttttggggttttgtttttggaaGTAACACACTTCAGCGTGCCTGCTCTCTCTGCCAAAACATCCCCTACAATAAGGCAATAAAtcaaaaatttggggtttgtttttttttttgcaaaatgttGAAACCAAATTGAACTGAAGTTCTGGCAGGAGGAACATCTGTACCTGGGTTCTCTAAACCAGGTCTAAGCTTTTGAGAGCTGCCAAGCCAAGGCCACcttctggggctgctgggatTTGTGGTGAGCTCGTCCTGCAGGGTCACACCATGGTACTGCTTCGTGTGTTTACAGCAGAATCTGCTCTCATCTCTCCAGGTGTGAAAGCAAGGCAGTTACTGCCTCTGCACCCAGGAGATCTCACTTCTATTCTGGATTTTCTGAGGAGAAAATGAGcttagttttgcttttaaacGTCCTTACAAACAAAAGAATTTCGGGTCAGAGCAGAAGGAAACCCTCAGTTGTAGGGTTCTGATTTTGCCCTTTCAAGTCAGTGTTTTTATAGAAGAATTTGGGTTTCCAAAAAAGACATCCCTGTAGGAAATATTTGAAAGTCCCACTTTAAATTATTCCCTGTAACTGCAGACTCCACCCTACGGTGAGAACTTGAGGCATAGGATGCTTTGCAATGGTGGAGTTAAAAACTTCTAGCACTAGGGAAAGTTATTAGGTGTATTCTAGGCAGTATCTGGACTGCTGAagagtattttaaaaagaaaataaaatggaaatgggGTACAAAAACCCAGGAGAGATGAGTCTGTGAATGTTTGATCTGATCTCTCAAATCCTTGCATTTCTTGTGCGCTGTAAAAAATGAGATCTGCAGTGCAGGTGGCCCCGTGTGCCACCAGCTCCTGAATATTTCTCATTTATTGTTCCttctctgctggggctgggaatggctgtgacGAGTCTCTGCTTTACTGGAGTTGTTTGAATTTGCAGATTGGGGGTGTCAGTGAGGGGTTTGTCCCTGGCAtgtgggagaggggcagggaggaggagcagccctgccatgtCTGGTACAGCAATGTTTAAAGCACAAGTCTTTTACATTTCTACAGTGGAGACTGTTAAGGAGTTCTGGCATTTGTCTTTTTAATTTGCAATCTTATGTTAATAAACTATTAGCCTTTTTAGTtccataattaaaaataaaactcttACATGTTTTGATTGGCTTCTTGTCACACTCCTGTTGCAAAATCGATCCAAaggagctttttttcttttgtttttaattatgaTTTCAGTGAGCTGAGCGTTATCACACAATGAAATCACTGGGAGCCAGGTCACTGTGGTGAAAGTTAGCACGAGGCTCTTTTGTAATCAGCCCTGAGTCATGTCTGGACATTCAGTGCTCGGTTTTGTACAGTACCAAGTGTCCCAACCTCcctttttttaaggaaaggTGAAGAATGGACTGTGCTTGGGGCTTGCTGGGTTTGGTATGTGAAATAACCCAATTTTTGTCCTCTCCCCTCCTTTAATGTCCATTTAGTCTTGCTTCATAactatttagaaataaatgagGCAATTTTTAAATGTTGAACAGTAAGGGGTTACAGCACAGTGAGTTTGGGCTCAGGGTATCTGCACCATCTTAAGAAACCAATTCCCTTTATGTTGGGAAGGTCTTTGTGGAGGAACAGATCCTGCTTGTTCCAATGACTGGAACTCAGATTTCCCCAAGTGATGGGTGCTGCTGGAAGCCCCTTACTCTGTAAATGACAAATAAAAGCTCTGGGGAAGGTGTTTGTCCAAACCCTGCTGCAACTCAGGCCCAAATCTTTCCAGGCTATCTTTATAAAAAACCCAGCCCAAACCCAACCAAGCCAATTAATTGGTTAATTTGTAATAATTCTCATTGAGAATAAATTAGTCTGTGTCCTGAAAATATGTACTAGGGCCACATCTACCTGAAAGGGGAATGGTTtgtgcaggtgagctgggatggaggtgacagtgacacaggagcaggggctgggcagtgtcactgGTGTCCCTTTGGGCAGAGGGACATGGGATCAGTGTCACTGGTGTCCCTTTGGGCAGAGGGACATGGGATCAGTGTCACTGgtgtcccctggggctgagaGACATGGGATCAGTGTCACTGGTGTCCCTTGGGGCTGAGGGACATGGGTTCAGTGTCACTGGTGTCCCttggggcacagggacatgggaTCAGTGTCACTGGTGTCCCTTGGGGCAGAGGGACATGGAATCAGTGTCACTGGTGTCCCTTGGGGCTGAGGGACATGGGTTCAGTGTCACTGGTGTCCCTTGGGGCTGAGGGACATGGAATCAGTGTCACTGGTGTCCCTTGGGGCAGAGGCTGTGTCCTGGGTCTCGGTCTCACAGACATGTGCTCGGGTCTGTccctcctctgtccctgctctatCCCGGCTCTATCCTGAGTCTATCCCGAGTCTATCCCGTGTCTATCCCGTGTCTATCCCCGCTCTATCCCGAGTCTATCCCGTGTCTATCCCCGCTCTATCCCGAGTCTATCCCCGCTCTATCCCGGCTCTATCCCGTGTCTATCCCCGCTCTATCCCGGCCCTATCCCGGCTCTATCCCGTGTCTatcccggctctgtcccggctctgtcctcgctgcagcgctgccctccggccgccagggggcgcgGCTCCGGGGCCGCGGCGGCGCAGGCGGAAGCGGAAGCAGAAGCGCCTTTGGCTCCTCTtccgggcgggcggcgcggcggcggcagcgggtGAGACACCGGGAGCCGCCATCCGCGGCCATCGGGGCCATCTGCGGCCATCTCCGGCTGGCGGGGCCTCCGCGGGGCAGCGGCGGGGATCGGGAAGGGGCTCGGGTGGCCGGGAGCCCGCTGGGGGCTgcggggcagggagagctcgGGTTCCGGGGGGAGCTCGGCCTCCTCCGGCTGCGCTTCCCTGGTGCATTACGGAGTTAGCGCAGCCCAGCCCGCATGGGAGGTGCCAGGGTGTGCACTCAGAAACTCGGGAGTTGAGCAAAACTAgcctttaatttaatttatcttTGATTTAATTTATCCTTTGCTGTCAGTATCAATGGTGCCCTGACAGGCAGTCCTGTAGCGCAGTTGTGTAAGTTTAGGAAAGGCCGGAATTATCTTGGATTTGCAGGTGTGTTACCTGCACGCTGTGGTGAGGAGCGTTactggaggtgctggagcagtgcGGGCCCAGAATACACATTTTTATAGATTGGTGTAAATCTGTACCAATCTATAAAAGATGAGCCGTGTGACTGCAGGGCAGCATCCAGCTGTCCTGAGCGCTGGGAACAGGGAGCTTTGCAAGAACGGTCTGATGTGCACGTGTGCCAATCACAGGGACGCTGTCAGTCAGGGCAGGGGCTTCAATTTACTTGGAGTCCGGGATATCAGGGTTTGTTGATCAGTAGTGGCATTAAAAACAGTTGAAATTGATTTTTATGCAGCAGGAGACTCTGTGGGCCTGGGTGATAAAGTGTAGTGTGCGTGCTGTGAGCACCTCTCCAACTGctgtggggtttggtttttttttgtgcagcCAAAATGAAGTTCAACCCTTTTGTGACCTCGGACCGCAGCAAGAATCGCAAACGGCACTTCAATGCCCCCTCCCACATCCGCAGGAAAATCATGTCCTCGCCCCTGTCCAAGGAGCTGAGGCAGAAGTACAACGTGCGCTCCATGCCCATCCGCAAGGACGACGAGGTCCAGGTACTGCCCTGCCACACCTCAGCTTCTTCTGGGGGGtttcagggctgggaaggggctgagggagctgagaaggggctcagcctggagaaaaggaggctcagaggggctcctgtggctctgcacaactcctgacaggaggggacagctgggggaacagggacaggaggagagggaacggcctcaggctggatcagaggaggctcagggtggacaccagcaggaatttctccatggaaagggggctcagggcaggctcagggtggacatcagcaggaatttctccatggaaagggggctcaggcactggaatggcccagggaggtttggagagcccatccctggaggtggcactcagtgctccaGGGACAAGGTGGGAATGGGGCATAATTTGGGTTTGATGATCTTGGAAGTGTTTTTCCAAGCcagctgattctgggattctgtttTCATGTGCAGCCTGTGGAAAAGGGAAGAATGAGACAACCTGATATTGGTGCTGGAGCTTTGCCTTCAGCATGGCAGAAATAATCTAAGTTAATCAAGTCACGACCTGGACTGCCAAGTGTTTCTTAAAttcatttcatttaaattcattttaaattcACTTCAGTGATAAGTATGATACAGGTGTGCTGGCAATTCTGCTGCACTTCAGCTACATGCACTGATCATTGTGCTGAACTGAAAACTTTCAACCATAAAGCACAAAGCAAagaattgtttcttttttgtaGGCTGTTTGCTGCCTGTGGTATTTAAAAGATTGGATCAGAAATGAGTCCCAGCTAAGTGGCTTTTTACATAAAGCACAATGATAGGTGAAAAATTAGGGtaaaaactgttaaaaattGAAATGTGGCTGCATAGCTGCAgagtgtggtggtgttcacagggatcccaggatgagggaagagatgagaatcttgactccattattcagaaagctgatttattagtttatgatatatattatttaaaagaaaattatatattaaaactacactaaagaataaaagaagggattttatcagaaggctagcaaggaatagactggactgtgattggccattaattagaaacaaccacatgagaccaatcccagatgcacctgttccattccacagcagcagataaccattggttacatttcgttcctgaggcctctcagcttcttgggagaaaagatcctaaccaaaggatttttcataaaatatatctGCCAACAGAGCTCTCCCATTAGGGTTTACTGCAAAGAAAATGGGGGAGAAGCACAATCCTGCTCCATTAAATGCTCTGTGTTAGTAATGCTGAAATTGTGGGGTCACTCATGAGTTTGTGGATCCTTGGATCCTGTGCAGCTCAGCTGGTTTGTGGGATGGGCTGGCTGTTgagggctgctcctggagctgtgtgtgtgctgtgtgcaggTGGTGAGGGGACACTACAAGGGCCAGCAGATCGGGAAGGTGGTGCAGGTGTACAGGAAGAAATATGTGATCTACATCGAGCGCGTGCAGCGCGAGAAGGCCAACGGCACCACCGTGCACGTGGGCATCCACCCCAGCAAGGTATGGccactggggctgctctgggaccCCTGGGACTTGGTACCAAGTGGGGGGAATGCCCCTGGAAGCTGCTCCATCTGcacatccccagcctgtgcttggAAGCTCAATCGTTgtttagttttgcttttgttttttgccTTTGCTTTCACCCCACTCTGATTCAGGGGAAAACTACAgctaaagaaaatttaaatgttAGTTTTACTACTAATTCTCATGTGCAAACAACTCTCCTACCTCTGCAGTGTTATTTTAATAAGGTTTATACTATGACTATTTTAAATTTAACCATTTTCAAAAAATTGATTTAAGTCTgttaatatagttttaataagTGTAACATGCTGCACATCCCACTCTTAGcactaaaataagaaaaaatctCA
The Agelaius phoeniceus isolate bAgePho1 chromosome 15, bAgePho1.hap1, whole genome shotgun sequence genome window above contains:
- the RPL26L1 gene encoding ribosomal protein uL24-like, with translation MKFNPFVTSDRSKNRKRHFNAPSHIRRKIMSSPLSKELRQKYNVRSMPIRKDDEVQVVRGHYKGQQIGKVVQVYRKKYVIYIERVQREKANGTTVHVGIHPSKVVITRLKLDKDRKKILERKAKSRQVGKEKGKYKEETIEKMQE